One part of the Humulus lupulus chromosome 9, drHumLupu1.1, whole genome shotgun sequence genome encodes these proteins:
- the LOC133799649 gene encoding probable phospholipid-transporting ATPase 4 → MAGSSSSTKRNNNKLIKWSKLYSFSCTRPSANDENDNNSSSVVLSCRPGFSRLVFCNEPQRHWVKPYKYGKNDLSTTKYNVVSFLPKAMFEQFRRVANLYFLLAAALSLTPFSPFDPVSLIAPLVFVVGVSMLKEAVEDWHRFLQDMNVNSRTVETHIGGGTFVNKAWKEMSVGDIVKVHKDEYFPCDILLISSSFEDGICYVETMNLDGETNLKVKRCLEATLGLDKDQEFSDFQAMIRCEDPNPQLYTFVGNLEFKNESFSLSPCQLLLRDSKLRNTDYIYGVVIFTGKDTKAARNSTMVPSKRSKIERKMDHVIYVLFSLLLLISLLTAIGFSWLLKSEMVKWWYLRLEQVVSDDLLFRPSRLMVSGLLQFIRALILYGYLIPISLYVSIEVVKVLQAMLINKDMEMYDEVSCKSVHARTSNLNEELGQVEMILSDKTGTLTCNQMEFRKCSIAGVSYGGDTNEVDLEASRRIEIDSFQFSIDDFDTTRSQRFDFSIADIGTEMEFLGGQKSIGNPSKENSGMPLSKNSNLKGFNFWDDRIMNKKWIHSSNMDDITMFFRVMALCHTGIPVEDENSNKLKYEAESPEEVAFLIASQEFGFQFFQRTQSIIHLKELDPSTRKNVTREYKLLNLLEFSSSRKRMSVIVSNEDGQVFLLCKGADSIIFDRLADHGRKYQEETTIHLSSYAEDGFRTLAFAYRLLDVFEYENWNKIFTQAKTTIGPEREELLDNASEMIEKDLTLLGVAAIEDKLQKGVPECIDKLAQAGIKIWLLTGDKKETAINIGFACSLLRQDMKQFHLSLGKETERNGQLKAMKEDILHQIDSFYRVMAKENNLCTPLALVVDGKALEIALKSDVKDHFLQLAVMCASVICCRVSPKQKALITRLVKEHTGKTILAIGDGANDAVMASDFSLPQFRFLGRLLIVHGHWCYKRISKMILYFVYKNIAFGLTLFYFELYTSFSGEVLYDDWFMTLFNVILTSLPVISLGVLEQDVSSEVCLQFPALYQQGQKNIHFTWSRISGWILNGVVSSLVIFLANIYILSPNAFLENGFVADLSHLGTITYTCIIWTVNCQISLIISHFTWIQHLFIWGSILFWYTFLFVYGALPPAYSEGGFRLLVESLGASPLYWMVTLLAVVVSLLPYFFHIVIQRLFYPMDDHVLQEMKYCNKDVADSVMWQREQENSKKSTQIGFSARVDARIRDFTNNLQHKKQVIYKSLTKSPFFK, encoded by the exons ATGGCGGGATCATCTTCATCAACCAAAAGAAATAATAACAAGTTGATAAAGTGGAGCAAACTCTACTCCTTCTCATGCACCAGACCTTCGGCAAACGACGAAAACGACAACAATAGCTCGTCAGTCGTTTTGAGTTGTCGTCCGGGGTTTTCGCGGCTCGTCTTCTGCAATGAACCTCAACGGCACTGGGTGAAGCCGTACAAGTACGGTAAAAACGACTTGTCGACGACTAAATACAATGTCGTTAGCTTCCTTCCCAAGGCCATGTTCGAACAGTTCCGGCGAGTGGCGAATCTCTACTTTCTTCTGGCGGCGGCTTTGTCGCTGACGCCGTTTTCTCCGTTTGACCCCGTTAGTTTGATCGCTCCTTTGGTTTTCGTAGTTGGGGTTAGTATGCTTAAAGAGGCTGTCGAAGATTGGCACAGATTTTTACAG GATATGAACGTGAACTCAAGAACAGTAGAGACTCACATAGGAGGAGGTACATTTGTGAACAAAGCATGGAAAGAAATGAGCGTGGGAGACATTGTTAAAGTACACAAGGATGAATACTTCCCATGTGATATTCTCTTGATATCATCCAGCTTTGAGGATGGAATTTGTTATGTAGAGACCATGAACCTTGATGGGGAGACCAATCTCAAAGTCAAAAGATGCTTAGAAGCAACACTAGGCCTCGACAAGGACCAAGAATTCAGCGATTTTCAAGCCATGATTCGTTGTGAGGATCCAAATCCTCAACTTTATACTTTTGTTGGGAACTTGGAGTTCAAAAATGAATCATTCTCATTGTCCCCTTGTCAACTTCTCTTGAGAGATTCGAAGCTTCGAAACACTGACTATATCTATGGTGTTGTGATATTTACTGGAAAAGACACCAAAGCAGCAAGAAACTCAACCATGGTTCCATCTAAGAGAAGCAAGATTGAGAGAAAGATGGATCATGTTATATATGTTCTGTTTTCATTGCTGCTTTTGATTTCGTTACTCACTGCGATTGGTTTTTCTTGGCTTCTGAAGTCTGAGATGGTTAAGTGGTGGTACCTCCGTTTAGAACAAGTTGTCAGTGATGATCTGCTTTTTAGACCATCTAGGCTTATGGTGTCTGGTTTACTTCAGTTTATAAGAGCACTCATATTATACGGCTACCTGATCCCTATTTCTCTTTATGTCTCCATTGAAGTTGTCAAAGTGTTACAAGCCATGTTAATCAATAAGGATATGGAGATGTATGATGAAGTGTCATGTAAGTCAGTTCATGCTCGAACTTCGAATTTGAATGAAGAACTAGGTCAAGTAGAAATGATACTCTCGGATAAGACAGGGACTTTGACATGTAATCAGATGGAGTTTAGGAAATGTTCAATTGCAGGAGTTTCATATGGAGGTGATACCAATGAAGTTGATCTTGAAGCATCCAGAAGAATTGAAATTGATTCTTTTCAGTTTAGTATAGATGATTTTGACACTACAAGAAGCCAAAGATTTGACTTCTCAATTGCTGATATTGGAACAGAAATGGAATTTTTAGGTGGCCAAAAGAGTATCGGAAATCCAAGTAAAGAAAACTCAGGAATGCCTTTATCTAAAAATTCTAACCTCAAGGGTTTCAACTTTTGGGATGATAGAATTATGAACAAAAAGTGGATTCATAGCTCCAATATGGATGATATAACAATGTTCTTCAGGGTCATGGCTTTGTGTCACACAGGAATACCTGTTGAAGATGAAAATAGTAATAAGCTTAAGTATGAGGCTGAGTCACCAGAAGAAGTAGCTTTCCTAATTGCTTCGCAAGAATTCGGATTCCAATTTTTTCAAAGAACACAATCCATAATACATCTCAAGGAGTTGGACCCTTCCACCAGAAAGAATGTCACTAG GGAATATAAGCTTTTAAATCTATTAGAGTTCAGTAGCTCAAGGAAGAGAATGTCGGTTATAGTAAGCAATGAAGATGGGCAAGTCTTTCTCCTTTGCAAAGGTGCAGATAG TATTATTTTTGATAGGCTGGCAGACCATGGTAGGAAATATCAAGAGGAAACAACCATACACCTTTCAAGCTATGCAGAAGATGGTTTTCGAACTCTAGCTTTTGCATATCGACTACTTGATGTGTTTGAGTATGAAAACTGGAACAAAATATTTACACAAGCAAAGACAACAATTGGTCCTGAAAGAGAAGAGTTACTAGATAACGCATCTGAAATGATTGAAAAAGATCTAACTTTGTTAGGAGTTGCTGCTATTGAGGACAAGCTACAAAAGGGG GTTCCAGAATGTATAGATAAACTTGCCCAAGCAGGGATTAAAATATGGCTGCTCACTGGGGATAAGAAGGAAACAGCAATTAATATAGG ATTTGCATGCAGTTTACTTCGGCAGGACATGAAACAATTTCATTTGAGTTTGGGCAAAGAAACAGAAAGAAATGGCCAACTAAAG GCTATGAAAGAAGACATTTTACACCAGATTGATAGTTTCTATAGAGTCATGGCAAAAGAAAATAATCTATGTACACCCTTGGCTTTGGTGGTTGATGGTAAAGCTCTTGAGATTGCCTTGAAAAGTGATGTGAAGGATCATTTCTTACAATTGGCTGTTATGTGTGCCTCTGTCATATGCTGTCGGGTTTCTCCAAAACAGAAAGCTTTG ATTACTAGATTAGTAAAGGAACATACTGGAAAGACAATCTTGGCAATTGGAGATGGAGCTAATGAT GCAGTAATGGCCAGTGACTTCTCATTGCCTCAATTCCGGTTTTTAGGGAGACTACTCATAGTTCATGGTCACTGGTGTTACAAGAGAATTTCCAAAATG ATTCTCTATTTTGTATACAAGAATATTGCATTTGGCCTCACTCTCTTCTACTTTGAATTATATACAAGTTTCTCTGGGGAAGTCTTATATGATGATTGGTTCATGACATTGTTCAATGTGATCTTGACTTCTTTGCCGGTTATATCACTAGGAGTCCTTGAGCAAGATGTTTCATCAGAAGTGTGCCTTCAG TTTCCAGCTCTTTATCAACAAGGACAAAAGAACATACATTTCACTTGGAGTCGAATCAGTGGCTGGATACTAAATGGCGTCGTTTCTTCTCTTGTCATCTTCCTTGCCAACATCTACATCCTCTCTCCAAACGCCTTTCTAGAGAATGGATTTGTTGCTGATCTCTCACACCTAGGTACCATCACATACACCTGCATAATATGGACAGTCAATTGCCAAATATCTCTCATCATCAGCCACTTCACTTGGATCCAGCATCTTTTCATTTGGGGAAGCATCTTGTTTTGGTACACTTTCTTGTTTGTGTATGGTGCACTCCCTCCTGCCTACTCTGAAGGAGGATTTCGCCTCTTGGTGGAGTCTCTAGGAGCTTCACCATTGTATTGGATGGTCACATTGCTTGCTGTGGTTGTTTCTCTTCTTCCTTACTTTTTCCACATTGTCATCCAAAGATTGTTCTATCCCATGGATGATCATGTGCTTCAAGAGATGAAGTACTGCAACAAGGATGTTGCTGACAGTGTAATGTGGCAGAGAGAGCAAGAGAACTCCAAGAAGTCAACACAAATTGGGTTTTCTGCAAGAGTTGATGCAAGGATTCGAGATTTTACAAATAACTTACAACACAAGAAACAAGTAATATATAAATCATTAACAAAAAGCCCTTTTTTCAAataa